A genomic region of Runella rosea contains the following coding sequences:
- a CDS encoding DUF7948 domain-containing protein gives MKQILRITLLFLGITGGLMAQNSAAVRFVRNQGQWDAAVRYCAEIPGGYLLLKEKSLMYVFFEEEALKSVHARKGAPNARKTEALNGHAVEVLFEGANPTFNVEEQHKNPATYNYFLGNDPNRWASNVASFGEVIYRDVYPGIDFKMYAFRQTLKYEFLVAPNADASRIKMRYVGSKELKLVNNELAVVTTVNQFKEAKPYTYQEINQRSKEVATQYRLEGEYLSFDFPKGYDRSAPLTIDPELVFSTFSGSYANNFGHAATYDAQGNLYSVGTTHSMGIFPTTAGAFQRQIGGPGNQVDIGLLKFSPDGTRLLYGTYIGGSDCDVPHSMIVNNKDELVIFGTTSSLNFPLTSGAFQTRFGGGTPVMPLGGFEFNNGMDIFVLKLNSTGSVLTGSTYVGGNGSDGYSRTPDFALANYGDEFRGEVVVDDKDNVYVATSTNSSNFPLVNAPGNQYGGRQDAVVFKLSSDLKTMLMSTYLGGTSPDAAYGIKWAPSGAVYVTGVTRSSNLPVKTGAFKKALSGLEDGFLAKFANDQLAQITYLGTDSSDVGYLVDVDAEENAHVFGITNGKYPATAGTYNVANAGQFVHALDKNLSTTVFSTTIGSNRAAPDIAPTAFLVNECGNIYLSGWGGVVNSRNGYILSSSTIGLPTTEDAFMRTTTGSNFYLAILEKGAKSLLYGTFIGSTVTSDDGDHVDGGTSRFAKNGVIYHATCVCRRANFPSTPNVWSVNRNSLDCNNAAFKFDIDRMKADFDTYEGSTKGVVSGCAPLTLDFINTSVGGRTYNWDVQGNNISRDPVKATYTFNQPGEYRVTLRIFNPLVCRGQDVVTKIIKVGVSKAKASGDTTVCANVGVPLFAQGGIKYSWSPAAGLSNPNIANPIAKVNATTQFICTVTDSNCTVKRNVTVTVNNNKPDFQALKDTTICVGQSAVLTALGSATRYRWSPALTLSDSVGTRIIAKPAQTTTYTVTGVYADGCLPQKSITVRIEDAKNDFKVVPDTIICAGQSVQLLAQGGATKFTWLPSPSLSDVTIRNPVAKPTQTTTYTVTGTYPDGCTPVRTVTVNVEQGPQNVRFEIEPVYACGQPTTLQYFNRTSGNAKFEWDLGNGTRSTNATPAIATYTQNGTYQVTLSAFSAYGCATSVTQTVSVLNLDKIPNVITPNGDGKNDTFIIGIPNAQLEVFNRWGKQVYSNSNYPDDWGKGVLNGTYFYQLKVTPTVQCKGWIQVIE, from the coding sequence ATGAAGCAAATTTTACGTATTACCTTACTATTTCTGGGAATTACTGGCGGGCTGATGGCGCAAAATTCCGCCGCGGTTCGATTTGTGCGAAATCAGGGACAGTGGGATGCCGCCGTGCGCTATTGCGCCGAAATACCGGGAGGGTATTTGCTGCTGAAAGAAAAATCATTGATGTATGTCTTCTTTGAAGAAGAGGCGCTGAAAAGCGTTCACGCCCGAAAGGGTGCGCCCAATGCCCGCAAAACAGAGGCGCTAAACGGGCACGCCGTGGAAGTGCTTTTTGAGGGGGCAAATCCTACGTTTAACGTAGAAGAACAACACAAAAATCCCGCCACATACAACTACTTTTTGGGCAATGACCCCAACCGTTGGGCGTCCAATGTGGCGTCGTTTGGGGAGGTAATTTACCGTGATGTGTACCCGGGCATCGACTTCAAAATGTATGCCTTTCGGCAAACGCTCAAATATGAATTTTTGGTGGCTCCCAATGCCGATGCTTCGCGCATCAAAATGCGCTACGTGGGCAGCAAAGAGCTGAAACTAGTCAACAACGAGCTGGCAGTGGTCACTACGGTCAACCAATTCAAAGAAGCAAAGCCTTACACGTATCAGGAAATCAACCAACGTAGCAAGGAAGTAGCCACGCAGTACCGGCTAGAGGGCGAATATCTTTCGTTTGATTTTCCGAAAGGCTATGACCGTTCGGCCCCGTTGACCATTGACCCAGAACTGGTTTTTTCGACGTTTTCGGGCTCTTACGCCAATAATTTCGGCCACGCCGCTACCTACGATGCACAGGGAAACCTGTACTCGGTGGGCACGACGCACTCAATGGGGATTTTTCCCACTACGGCGGGGGCGTTTCAACGACAAATAGGTGGGCCTGGAAATCAAGTAGACATTGGACTGCTTAAATTCAGTCCCGATGGTACGCGTTTATTGTATGGCACGTACATTGGTGGTTCTGATTGTGATGTGCCGCACAGCATGATTGTGAACAACAAAGATGAATTAGTGATTTTTGGAACGACATCATCCCTCAATTTTCCGCTTACTTCAGGAGCTTTTCAAACCCGTTTTGGGGGCGGAACCCCCGTGATGCCCCTCGGTGGATTTGAGTTCAACAACGGCATGGATATTTTCGTCCTGAAATTAAATTCTACGGGGAGTGTGCTGACGGGCAGCACCTACGTGGGCGGAAACGGGAGCGATGGATACAGCCGCACGCCTGATTTTGCGTTGGCCAATTACGGAGATGAATTTCGGGGAGAAGTGGTGGTCGATGACAAAGACAACGTTTACGTAGCTACTTCGACCAATTCCTCTAATTTTCCATTGGTGAACGCGCCCGGCAATCAGTATGGTGGCCGTCAGGATGCGGTCGTATTCAAATTGAGCTCAGACCTGAAAACGATGCTCATGAGTACGTATTTGGGCGGAACCTCACCCGACGCGGCCTACGGCATCAAGTGGGCACCTTCGGGGGCGGTCTACGTAACGGGTGTAACCCGAAGTTCTAATTTGCCCGTAAAAACAGGCGCTTTTAAAAAAGCCCTTTCAGGGTTGGAAGATGGTTTTCTAGCTAAATTCGCCAATGATCAATTGGCCCAAATTACTTATTTGGGTACCGATAGTTCAGATGTTGGCTATTTAGTGGATGTAGATGCCGAAGAAAATGCCCACGTTTTTGGAATTACAAACGGCAAATATCCTGCTACGGCGGGTACTTATAATGTGGCAAACGCAGGCCAATTTGTCCATGCACTTGATAAAAATCTTTCCACAACTGTATTTTCCACTACTATCGGTTCCAATCGTGCAGCGCCAGATATTGCCCCTACGGCTTTTTTGGTCAATGAATGTGGCAATATTTACTTGTCGGGCTGGGGAGGTGTTGTGAACAGCCGAAACGGTTATATTTTGTCAAGCAGTACCATCGGGCTGCCTACTACCGAAGATGCGTTTATGCGTACCACCACAGGTAGTAATTTTTACCTTGCTATTCTCGAAAAAGGAGCCAAATCATTGTTGTACGGAACGTTTATCGGGAGTACGGTCACCAGCGACGACGGCGACCACGTAGATGGCGGAACGAGTCGTTTTGCCAAAAATGGCGTTATTTACCACGCTACCTGCGTTTGTCGGCGAGCAAATTTCCCTTCGACTCCCAATGTTTGGTCCGTCAATCGGAATAGCCTTGACTGTAACAACGCGGCTTTTAAGTTTGACATTGACCGCATGAAGGCCGATTTTGATACCTACGAAGGGTCAACCAAAGGTGTTGTGTCTGGATGCGCTCCGCTGACGCTTGATTTTATCAATACCAGCGTGGGTGGGAGAACCTACAATTGGGACGTGCAGGGTAACAACATCTCGCGTGACCCCGTTAAAGCAACCTATACCTTTAATCAACCCGGCGAATACCGTGTCACGTTACGCATATTCAATCCGTTGGTGTGTCGGGGGCAAGATGTGGTGACCAAGATTATCAAAGTGGGCGTTTCAAAAGCAAAAGCGAGTGGCGATACCACTGTTTGCGCAAATGTGGGCGTGCCGCTTTTTGCACAAGGAGGCATCAAGTATTCATGGAGCCCAGCGGCGGGTTTAAGTAATCCCAATATTGCCAACCCCATCGCAAAAGTCAACGCTACTACGCAATTTATCTGTACCGTTACCGATTCTAATTGCACTGTCAAACGCAACGTGACGGTTACAGTAAATAATAACAAACCTGATTTTCAGGCTTTAAAAGATACCACGATTTGCGTGGGTCAAAGTGCAGTTCTGACGGCATTGGGCAGTGCCACTCGTTATCGTTGGAGTCCAGCATTGACCTTGAGTGATTCTGTCGGAACACGCATCATTGCCAAACCTGCCCAAACGACTACGTACACCGTAACGGGGGTTTACGCCGATGGTTGTTTGCCCCAAAAAAGTATAACGGTTAGGATTGAAGATGCTAAAAATGATTTTAAGGTCGTGCCCGATACGATTATCTGTGCAGGACAGAGTGTACAACTCCTTGCGCAGGGAGGAGCAACCAAATTTACGTGGCTTCCTTCGCCGAGTTTATCGGATGTTACCATTCGTAACCCAGTGGCGAAACCTACCCAAACGACTACCTACACCGTGACGGGCACGTACCCCGACGGATGCACCCCCGTTCGAACCGTCACCGTCAATGTAGAGCAAGGGCCGCAAAATGTGCGTTTCGAAATAGAGCCTGTTTACGCCTGTGGGCAACCCACTACGCTGCAGTATTTTAACAGAACGTCGGGTAATGCAAAATTTGAGTGGGATTTGGGAAATGGGACACGCAGCACCAACGCTACCCCTGCAATTGCCACTTATACCCAAAACGGCACCTATCAGGTGACGCTCAGCGCTTTTTCGGCCTATGGTTGTGCCACCTCCGTGACACAGACGGTTTCGGTATTAAATTTAGATAAGATTCCTAATGTCATCACCCCCAACGGTGACGGCAAAAACGATACGTTCATCATTGGAATTCCCAACGCCCAACTTGAAGT
- the proC gene encoding pyrroline-5-carboxylate reductase, whose protein sequence is MKIAIVGCGNMGMAFAKSFLQYDLVKKENLLLIEKSADRAETLRTENTGVVIETISAHIGEYDIVILSVKPQDFAAVQDALREVLQPQQVILSIMAGIPIANIQEKLDHRLVIRAMPNTPAMLGMGITGFSAAKELSFAQLLKVDNLINATGRSVFLEDESMLDAVTALSGSGPAYFYYLVKAMVEAGKKMGFEESLATLLVKQTMLGSFHLINNADKSLDDLIKAVASKGGTTEAALREFEAGDLSKTLQTGILAAERRAKELSKG, encoded by the coding sequence ATGAAAATTGCTATTGTAGGTTGCGGAAACATGGGCATGGCCTTTGCCAAATCGTTTTTGCAGTATGATCTTGTCAAAAAAGAGAACCTTCTTTTGATTGAAAAAAGCGCCGACCGCGCCGAAACCCTCCGTACCGAAAACACGGGTGTGGTAATTGAAACCATCAGTGCGCACATAGGAGAGTACGATATTGTGATTCTGTCGGTCAAGCCGCAGGATTTTGCGGCGGTGCAGGATGCGTTGCGCGAAGTATTACAGCCACAGCAGGTGATATTATCGATTATGGCAGGGATTCCGATTGCGAATATTCAGGAAAAACTTGACCATCGGCTGGTGATTCGGGCCATGCCCAATACCCCCGCCATGCTTGGAATGGGTATCACGGGCTTCTCGGCAGCCAAGGAGTTGAGTTTTGCGCAATTGTTGAAAGTAGATAACCTCATCAACGCCACGGGGCGCTCGGTGTTTTTGGAAGACGAATCCATGCTAGATGCCGTAACGGCCCTGAGTGGTAGCGGTCCGGCGTATTTTTATTATTTGGTCAAAGCGATGGTCGAGGCGGGCAAGAAAATGGGCTTTGAAGAGTCGTTGGCGACGCTTTTGGTCAAACAAACTATGTTGGGCTCGTTTCATTTAATCAATAATGCCGACAAAAGTTTGGATGACTTAATCAAGGCTGTGGCGTCAAAAGGCGGCACTACGGAAGCGGCTTTACGGGAATTTGAAGCGGGCGATTTGTCCAAAACCCTTCAAACGGGAATCTTGGCGGCCGAGCGTCGGGCGAAGGAATTGTCAAAAGGATAG
- a CDS encoding AAA family ATPase has translation MNQEIEGVYLSKVTIKNFNCFRGEQTISFTRPDGRYQQWNVILGNNNTGKTTILRLLSGLVDSKKIKMFFPLVPQIKIYIDRLISKDVVAAISLQTLNNNELIQVEDYPSRLDSKTIPKKIQIYGYGTSRRMSTTSISEDSSVDSIEGLFQDNHELINAEEWLLQLDYGAKNGIKNAEIVLNKLKTVLTSGLLPDVKAIELKSELNPETNSIKNYALFETDYGNVRLKDLGYGYQATMAWVVDLAKKLFERYASLDNPLTGAAIVLVDEIDLHLHPDWQRQVISHLSNIFPNVQFIVTAHSPLIVQSADNVNLIILEKGKDNQTHIRQEFGTFKGWTVEEILQDLMGLGDKTLSDTYLSLLYQFEDGLDTDNYEKAKAAYDELLLILHPQSSQRKLLKLQLGAIAPTTV, from the coding sequence ATGAACCAGGAAATCGAAGGGGTTTATTTGAGTAAAGTCACCATCAAAAACTTTAACTGCTTTCGGGGCGAGCAAACGATTTCGTTTACGCGTCCCGATGGCCGCTATCAACAATGGAATGTCATTTTAGGAAATAATAATACAGGAAAGACAACGATCTTGAGGTTGTTAAGTGGGTTAGTAGACAGCAAAAAAATAAAAATGTTTTTTCCTTTAGTACCTCAAATCAAGATTTACATAGACCGTCTTATAAGTAAAGATGTTGTAGCTGCAATTTCCTTACAGACATTAAACAACAATGAACTAATTCAGGTTGAGGATTATCCTTCACGGCTTGACTCCAAAACGATACCTAAAAAAATACAAATCTATGGGTATGGCACTTCCCGGAGAATGTCCACAACATCCATCTCTGAAGATTCCAGTGTAGATTCTATTGAAGGTCTATTCCAAGACAATCACGAACTTATAAATGCCGAAGAATGGCTCTTACAACTTGACTACGGCGCTAAAAACGGAATTAAAAACGCTGAAATCGTATTAAATAAGCTTAAAACGGTTCTGACCAGCGGCCTTTTACCAGATGTCAAAGCAATAGAATTAAAGTCAGAATTGAATCCTGAAACCAACAGTATCAAGAACTACGCGCTGTTTGAGACAGATTATGGTAATGTTCGTTTGAAAGACTTGGGTTACGGATATCAGGCAACGATGGCTTGGGTCGTAGACCTAGCCAAAAAATTATTTGAAAGATACGCTTCGTTAGACAATCCTCTCACGGGGGCTGCCATTGTGTTGGTGGATGAAATCGATTTGCACTTACACCCCGATTGGCAACGGCAGGTTATCAGCCATTTAAGCAACATTTTCCCCAATGTACAATTCATCGTCACGGCGCACAGCCCTCTGATTGTACAATCGGCAGACAATGTCAATTTGATTATTTTAGAAAAAGGGAAAGATAACCAAACGCACATTCGGCAGGAATTCGGCACGTTTAAAGGGTGGACGGTAGAAGAAATTTTGCAGGATTTGATGGGACTTGGTGATAAAACCCTGTCAGACACCTACTTGAGCCTTCTTTATCAATTTGAAGATGGACTTGATACCGATAATTATGAAAAAGCGAAGGCAGCTTATGATGAACTTTTACTGATTCTTCACCCCCAAAGCAGCCAACGTAAATTACTAAAATTACAGTTGGGAGCCATTGCCCCTACCACCGTATGA
- a CDS encoding alpha/beta hydrolase family protein, which yields MKKYLLLLLLGGLSPALFAQKKAKKSASPPPPTVVKKPLTHDVYDFWKDIPERVISNNGQWFGYALNPQEGDGKVVFHNLTTHQADSIARGEGLKLSTDSEFAVFKIKPQLEATKAARRAKKKKDELPKDSLGIYALASKKLVKFPTVQSFKLPEKGSDWVAYLGESPKVKPDTTKKAPSKRPKRESDENGYRLVVRQLKSGTEKIFPFVTEYEVAKNGKRLAFASTGADSTKTGVYVFEPATNQLTLIHTGVPKHKFKKLSFDENGDQLAFVADLDTNSKVQIRLPKLFHWKSGDATATRLADETTQPAAQGWLISSEYTPKFSKDGAKLFFGTNPKPIVQDTTLLNEEIVNVEVWHWQDTKLQTQQKVSLERDRKKSYLAMVNLIDKKLVQLGSELIPEAELINEGNSDFIVGHSDIRYSNQHWDWNPKEDAYLISTRDGSKTLLKEKIQGNARVSPEGKYLYWFSNPDTAWFAHDIAANKTIQLTNNKAVKFADEEDDHPDFPNPYGIAGWTKGDQSLLIYDRFDIWQIDPLNPSNAKKLTNGRGSKQSHRYVRLDAEERNVDLSKPMLLSTVNETTKQSGFAQLSPTLQVTKLYEGDFSVGNLVLKAKNADRYLFTKQTFKEYPDWYATDGSFKSITQVTNANPQQSNYLWGSVEIVNWRAGDGTPLQGLLYKPENFDSTKKYPMMTYFYEKNADNLHTHYAPRPIRSYINFSYFVSNGYLVFVPDIVYKTGYPGQSAYNCIVPGVLSMIDKGFVDKDKIGISGHSWGGYQTAYLVTQTNLFKAAEAGAPVANMTSAYGGIRWDTGLSRQAQYERTQTRIGGTLWEKPMQYLENSPLFHAPKIQTPVLMMHNDDDGAVPWYQGIEFYMALKRLDKPVWMLNYNGEKHGLTKRQNMKDFAVRLYQYFDHYLKDAPAPSWMAEGLPLVEKGINQHLAPAKVSGGSQLGGGSEK from the coding sequence ATGAAAAAGTATTTACTACTTCTCCTGTTAGGAGGGCTTTCTCCCGCGCTTTTCGCCCAAAAGAAAGCAAAAAAATCGGCTTCGCCTCCCCCGCCGACGGTTGTCAAAAAACCGCTCACCCACGATGTCTACGATTTTTGGAAAGACATTCCCGAGCGGGTCATCAGCAACAATGGGCAATGGTTTGGCTACGCGCTCAATCCGCAAGAAGGCGATGGAAAAGTGGTATTTCACAATCTCACCACCCATCAAGCCGACTCCATAGCCCGCGGCGAAGGATTGAAGTTAAGCACGGATTCGGAGTTTGCCGTTTTTAAAATAAAACCCCAACTCGAAGCAACAAAGGCGGCAAGGCGCGCCAAAAAGAAAAAAGACGAACTGCCCAAAGACTCGTTGGGGATTTATGCACTCGCTTCCAAAAAGTTGGTCAAATTTCCAACGGTCCAGTCGTTTAAACTGCCCGAAAAAGGCAGCGATTGGGTAGCGTATTTAGGCGAAAGCCCCAAAGTAAAGCCCGATACCACCAAAAAAGCCCCGAGCAAACGTCCCAAACGGGAATCTGACGAAAACGGTTACCGCTTGGTAGTGAGACAATTAAAAAGTGGAACTGAAAAAATATTCCCGTTTGTGACCGAATACGAAGTAGCCAAAAATGGCAAACGCCTCGCCTTCGCTTCTACGGGTGCCGATTCTACCAAAACGGGCGTTTATGTTTTTGAACCCGCCACCAATCAACTCACCCTGATTCACACGGGCGTGCCAAAGCATAAATTCAAGAAATTATCCTTTGACGAAAACGGCGACCAACTCGCTTTTGTGGCCGATTTGGACACCAATTCCAAAGTTCAGATTCGTCTGCCAAAGTTATTTCACTGGAAATCAGGAGATGCTACCGCTACCCGTTTGGCCGACGAAACCACGCAACCCGCCGCGCAGGGCTGGCTCATAAGCAGCGAATACACGCCTAAATTCTCCAAAGACGGGGCAAAATTGTTCTTCGGAACTAATCCTAAACCCATTGTTCAGGACACCACGCTCCTCAACGAAGAAATCGTGAACGTGGAAGTGTGGCATTGGCAAGACACAAAACTCCAAACCCAACAAAAAGTATCGCTGGAGAGGGACCGCAAAAAATCGTATTTGGCGATGGTCAACCTCATTGATAAAAAATTAGTCCAATTGGGCAGCGAACTCATTCCAGAGGCCGAGTTAATCAATGAAGGAAACAGCGATTTTATCGTCGGCCATTCCGACATTCGCTATTCTAATCAGCACTGGGACTGGAACCCCAAAGAAGATGCGTACCTCATCAGCACCCGCGACGGTTCTAAAACCCTGCTCAAAGAAAAAATCCAAGGGAATGCGCGCGTATCGCCCGAAGGGAAGTATTTGTACTGGTTTTCCAACCCCGACACCGCTTGGTTTGCGCACGATATTGCGGCCAATAAAACCATCCAATTGACCAACAATAAAGCCGTCAAATTTGCCGACGAGGAAGACGATCATCCTGACTTTCCGAATCCTTACGGCATTGCGGGCTGGACCAAAGGCGACCAGTCGCTGTTGATTTACGACCGTTTTGATATTTGGCAAATTGATCCACTAAATCCTAGTAATGCTAAGAAACTAACCAACGGTCGGGGCTCCAAACAATCGCATCGTTATGTACGATTGGATGCCGAAGAACGGAATGTTGATTTGTCTAAGCCCATGCTACTGAGCACAGTCAACGAAACCACTAAGCAGTCGGGTTTTGCCCAGTTATCTCCCACTTTGCAGGTGACAAAGTTGTACGAGGGTGATTTTAGCGTCGGCAATCTTGTGCTTAAGGCCAAAAATGCCGACCGTTATCTGTTCACAAAACAAACCTTCAAAGAATATCCCGATTGGTACGCAACCGACGGAAGTTTCAAGAGCATCACCCAGGTCACCAATGCCAATCCTCAGCAGTCCAACTACCTGTGGGGCTCGGTCGAAATTGTGAACTGGAGAGCAGGCGACGGCACGCCATTGCAGGGATTATTGTACAAACCCGAGAATTTTGACTCGACCAAGAAGTACCCAATGATGACGTACTTTTACGAGAAAAACGCCGATAATTTACACACCCACTACGCACCGCGTCCCATCCGCTCGTACATCAATTTCTCCTATTTTGTGAGCAATGGCTACTTGGTCTTTGTTCCGGATATCGTGTACAAAACGGGCTATCCAGGCCAAAGTGCCTACAATTGCATCGTACCCGGCGTATTGAGCATGATCGACAAAGGATTTGTTGACAAAGACAAAATAGGCATCTCTGGCCACAGCTGGGGAGGCTACCAAACGGCCTATTTGGTTACCCAAACCAACCTCTTCAAAGCCGCCGAAGCGGGCGCTCCAGTAGCCAACATGACGAGCGCTTACGGCGGAATCCGTTGGGATACAGGACTTTCTCGCCAAGCGCAGTATGAGCGTACCCAGACCCGTATTGGGGGTACACTATGGGAAAAACCCATGCAATACCTCGAAAATTCGCCGCTTTTCCACGCGCCCAAAATCCAAACTCCCGTGCTCATGATGCACAATGACGACGACGGTGCTGTGCCTTGGTACCAAGGAATTGAGTTTTATATGGCGTTGAAACGTCTGGACAAACCCGTTTGGATGCTGAACTACAACGGCGAAAAACACGGCTTGACCAAACGCCAAAACATGAAAGATTTCGCGGTTCGTTTGTATCAATATTTTGACCATTACCTCAAAGATGCCCCCGCACCTTCGTGGATGGCGGAAGGCTTGCCGTTGGTCGAAAAAGGAATCAATCAGCACTTAGCACCTGCCAAAGTAAGTGGAGGTTCACAATTGGGCGGCGGAAGCGAGAAATAA
- a CDS encoding metallophosphoesterase family protein produces MNRRESIKNIGLSAVTLSVGDTTTEANARKRILRIAHITDIHIRPEHDAPNRFRRCIDEIKKHKPDFFLNGGDTIYAADYQNITRERVDEQWRIWKDCRALLGEYELYSCLGNHDMWWAAPSPQHEMYGKEHVVQQLKMPKRYYSFDKKGWHFIVLDSNNKGGSLDDEQRAWLEADLAKLPLNTPVLVMSHYPLLAACTNLDGGGMHTDFKYIVNLFYQHKDKIKTCVSGHIHLVDRVVYNDVQYFCNGALSGFWWEEGDKNSAKKYYYLQTPPGYAIIDLYSDGSVVNTYHAHTF; encoded by the coding sequence ATGAATCGAAGAGAGTCAATAAAAAACATCGGATTGTCTGCCGTCACGTTGTCGGTAGGCGATACAACTACGGAGGCCAATGCCCGAAAAAGGATATTACGGATTGCCCATATTACCGATATACATATCCGCCCCGAACATGATGCGCCCAATCGTTTTCGAAGATGCATTGATGAAATCAAAAAACACAAGCCTGATTTCTTCCTGAATGGTGGCGATACGATTTATGCCGCTGATTATCAAAATATTACTCGTGAACGGGTAGATGAACAATGGCGGATTTGGAAAGATTGTCGGGCATTGTTGGGTGAATATGAGCTTTACAGTTGCCTTGGCAACCATGACATGTGGTGGGCGGCTCCTTCGCCACAACATGAAATGTATGGCAAAGAGCATGTGGTCCAGCAACTGAAAATGCCGAAACGATATTATAGTTTTGACAAAAAAGGCTGGCATTTCATCGTGTTGGACAGCAATAACAAGGGTGGTTCTTTGGATGATGAACAAAGAGCATGGTTGGAGGCTGATTTAGCTAAGCTTCCCCTCAATACCCCTGTTTTGGTAATGAGTCATTACCCGTTGCTGGCGGCGTGTACCAACCTTGATGGGGGTGGCATGCATACCGATTTTAAGTACATTGTTAATCTGTTCTACCAACACAAAGACAAAATCAAAACCTGCGTCAGCGGGCATATTCATTTGGTGGACCGAGTGGTTTATAACGACGTTCAATATTTCTGCAATGGTGCATTAAGCGGTTTTTGGTGGGAAGAGGGCGACAAAAATTCAGCGAAAAAATACTACTATCTTCAAACACCTCCTGGCTATGCCATCATTGACCTGTACAGTGATGGGAGCGTAGTGAACACCTATCATGCTCATACTTTTTAG
- a CDS encoding AAA family ATPase: protein MPQKKIQEIFEEMGKVVVGQENLINRLLIGLCTGGHILLEGVPGLAKTLTVNTLAKVLHLDFQRIQFTPDLLPADIIGTMIYKPKLGDYEVKKGPIFANMILADEVNRSPAKVQSALLEAMQEKQVTIGEDTFRLDRPFFVLATQNPVEQEGTYPLPEAQLDRFMMKVFVDYPSKTEEMEVMRRMSNLDYNYEPKAILTKEDIAQIRHGINQITLSETLENYIVELVFATRRPLDYGLRDEARYMQFGVSPRGTIKLNLAAKALAYFAGRDYVLPEDIKEAAPDVFNHRIMLNYEAEADGITTRYVIDSILRKVAIGR from the coding sequence ATGCCACAGAAAAAAATACAGGAGATTTTTGAGGAAATGGGGAAAGTGGTTGTGGGGCAAGAAAACCTTATCAATCGACTGCTTATAGGATTATGTACGGGGGGGCATATTTTGTTGGAAGGCGTACCTGGATTGGCTAAAACCCTTACGGTCAATACTTTGGCTAAGGTATTGCATCTAGATTTCCAACGTATTCAGTTTACACCCGATTTACTTCCCGCCGACATCATCGGCACCATGATTTACAAACCCAAATTGGGCGATTATGAAGTAAAAAAAGGACCCATTTTTGCCAATATGATTTTGGCCGATGAGGTCAACCGCTCACCAGCTAAGGTGCAATCAGCGTTGTTGGAAGCAATGCAGGAAAAGCAGGTCACCATCGGCGAAGATACCTTTCGCCTCGACCGTCCGTTTTTTGTGTTGGCTACCCAAAACCCCGTAGAGCAGGAAGGAACCTATCCTCTGCCCGAAGCGCAGTTGGACCGTTTTATGATGAAAGTTTTTGTGGATTATCCCAGCAAAACTGAAGAAATGGAAGTAATGCGCCGGATGTCAAATCTGGATTATAACTACGAGCCGAAAGCAATTCTGACCAAGGAAGATATTGCGCAAATTCGCCACGGAATCAACCAGATTACGCTTTCCGAAACCTTAGAAAACTACATTGTAGAGCTGGTTTTTGCTACGCGCCGTCCGCTAGATTATGGGTTGCGTGACGAAGCCCGGTACATGCAGTTTGGCGTATCGCCCCGCGGGACAATCAAGCTTAACTTGGCCGCCAAAGCGTTGGCGTATTTTGCGGGTCGTGATTATGTGCTTCCAGAAGATATAAAAGAAGCGGCCCCCGACGTATTCAATCACCGAATCATGCTCAACTACGAAGCCGAAGCCGATGGCATAACGACGCGCTACGTCATTGATTCAATTTTAAGGAAGGTAGCCATCGGAAGGTAA